Proteins from a genomic interval of Thermoanaerobacterium thermosaccharolyticum DSM 571:
- a CDS encoding complex I 24 kDa subunit family protein — MQAIYEKFDEEKVNKFKKVIDELKNVDGSLIAVMNEAQEIFGYLPIEVQQFISEEMNVPLTEIFGIATFYSRFTLKPSGKYKIGLCLGTACYVKGSAMVLDKLKEKLGISVGDVTSDGKFSLEATRCLGACGLAPVMMINGEVFGRLTPDDVDDILKKFD, encoded by the coding sequence ATGCAAGCAATTTATGAAAAATTTGACGAAGAAAAGGTAAATAAGTTTAAAAAAGTAATTGACGAATTAAAAAATGTCGATGGTTCGCTGATTGCTGTTATGAATGAAGCACAAGAAATTTTTGGATATTTACCTATTGAAGTACAGCAATTTATCTCAGAAGAAATGAATGTACCGCTGACAGAGATTTTTGGTATTGCGACGTTTTATTCTAGGTTTACTTTGAAGCCATCTGGAAAGTACAAAATAGGTTTATGCCTTGGTACCGCCTGTTATGTAAAAGGTTCTGCGATGGTATTGGATAAATTGAAAGAGAAACTTGGAATAAGCGTAGGAGATGTAACAAGCGACGGCAAGTTTTCACTTGAAGCGACCCGCTGCTTGGGTGCTTGTGGACTTGCACCGGTTATGATGATAAATGGCGAAGTTTTTGGAAGATTGACACCTGATGATGTTGATGATATTTTGAAAAAATTTGATTAA
- a CDS encoding ATP-binding protein, translating into MKEFSLYILDIAQNSLKAGAKNVKIELDIDHSKDLLTVIVDDDGCGMEEEFLSKVFDPFTTTRKERKVGLGLSFFKELAQQCGGDAKIKSKKGIGTHVEGTFKISSVDLIPIGDIPSTIISLIISDSEVNILFVIKVDEKIFKFDTVEIKKVLDGVKITEPSVLKWLLEYLTENLKCVMEV; encoded by the coding sequence ATGAAAGAGTTTTCACTTTACATTTTAGATATTGCGCAGAACAGCCTAAAGGCCGGTGCAAAAAATGTTAAAATCGAACTTGACATTGATCATAGTAAGGATTTGCTAACTGTTATTGTAGATGATGATGGATGTGGTATGGAAGAGGAGTTCCTATCGAAGGTTTTTGATCCTTTTACAACAACTAGAAAAGAGCGAAAAGTAGGATTAGGTTTATCGTTTTTTAAAGAGTTAGCTCAACAGTGTGGCGGAGACGCAAAAATCAAATCTAAAAAAGGCATTGGTACTCATGTTGAAGGAACTTTTAAAATTTCTAGTGTTGATTTAATACCAATCGGTGATATACCTTCTACTATAATTTCACTGATTATTTCAGATAGTGAAGTTAATATATTGTTTGTCATTAAAGTAGATGAGAAGATTTTTAAATTTGATACAGTTGAGATAAAGAAAGTATTGGACGGTGTGAAAATTACTGAACCATCTGTACTGAAATGGTTGCTGGAGTATTTGACCGAAAATCTAAAGTGTGTCATGGAGGTGTAA
- a CDS encoding (2Fe-2S) ferredoxin domain-containing protein codes for MKSIEELEKIRKETLEKVNLRKDRNGIRITVGMATCGIAAGARPVMMAILDELGKRNITDVVVAETGCIGMCKYEPMVDVYIPGQEKVTYIKVDENKARQIIAEHVVNGHPIKEWTISSVE; via the coding sequence ATGAAATCTATTGAAGAGTTAGAAAAGATTAGAAAAGAAACTTTAGAAAAAGTAAATCTTCGAAAAGATAGAAATGGCATAAGGATAACCGTAGGAATGGCTACATGTGGCATAGCTGCTGGTGCAAGACCAGTGATGATGGCAATATTAGACGAGCTTGGTAAAAGAAATATTACGGATGTCGTCGTAGCTGAGACAGGTTGTATTGGCATGTGCAAGTATGAACCTATGGTGGATGTCTACATTCCAGGTCAGGAAAAAGTGACGTATATAAAAGTTGATGAAAACAAAGCTAGACAGATTATAGCAGAGCATGTTGTCAACGGACATCCAATTAAAGAATGGACTATTAGTAGTGTTGAATAA
- the nuoF gene encoding NADH-quinone oxidoreductase subunit NuoF yields the protein MLYRSHVMVCGGTGCTSSNSDRIAKCFEEEIANKGLDKEIQVVRTGCFGLCELGPVVVVYPEGVFYSRVKEEYVPEIVEEHLLKGRIVKKYLYGESVTEEGIKPLEETGFFKKQQRVALRNCGLINPEDIKEAIAFDGYKALAKVLTEMTPEEVISEIKKSGLRGRGGGGFPTGVKWEFAYNQKETPKYVVCNADEGDPGAFMDRSVLEGDPHSVLEAMAIAGYAIGANHGYIYVRAEYPLAVKRLQIAIDQAREYGLLGKNIFNTGFDFDIEIRLGAGAFVCGEETALLNSVMGKRGEPRPRPPFPAVKGVWEKPTIINNVETYANIPAIILNGAEWFSSIGTEKSKGTKVFALGGKINNTGLVEIPMGTTLREIIFEIGGGIPNGKKFKAAQTGGPSGGCIPAEHLDTPIDYDSLLSIGSMMGSGGLIVMDEDNCMVDIAKFFLEFTVDESCGKCSPCRIGTRRMLELLNKITSGKGEEGDIEKLETLANSIKASSLCGLGQTAPNPVLSTLRYFRDEYEAHIKEKRCPAGVCQALLRFRIDPEKCKGCGICAKNCPTNAISGKVKQPHVIDQDKCIKCGTCMDKCPFDAIYKK from the coding sequence ATGTTATATAGATCACATGTTATGGTATGCGGTGGTACTGGATGTACATCGTCAAATTCAGATAGGATTGCAAAGTGCTTTGAAGAAGAAATTGCAAATAAAGGTCTTGACAAAGAAATTCAAGTAGTGAGGACTGGATGTTTTGGACTGTGTGAACTAGGTCCTGTTGTGGTTGTATATCCCGAAGGTGTTTTTTACAGCCGTGTTAAAGAAGAATATGTTCCTGAAATTGTTGAAGAACATTTACTAAAAGGAAGAATTGTAAAAAAATATCTTTATGGTGAAAGCGTAACAGAAGAAGGAATAAAGCCTCTAGAAGAAACGGGATTCTTTAAAAAACAGCAAAGAGTGGCTTTGAGAAACTGCGGACTTATAAATCCGGAAGACATAAAAGAAGCAATTGCATTTGATGGATATAAAGCTTTGGCAAAAGTTTTGACAGAAATGACTCCGGAAGAAGTTATATCGGAAATTAAGAAATCAGGCTTAAGAGGTAGAGGCGGTGGTGGGTTTCCTACTGGTGTGAAATGGGAATTTGCTTATAACCAGAAGGAAACACCTAAATATGTTGTTTGTAATGCTGATGAAGGGGACCCTGGTGCATTTATGGATAGAAGCGTCTTAGAAGGAGATCCTCACAGCGTCTTAGAAGCTATGGCAATAGCAGGGTATGCAATAGGAGCTAACCATGGTTATATTTATGTTAGGGCTGAATATCCTTTGGCGGTAAAAAGACTTCAGATTGCTATTGATCAGGCTAGAGAATATGGACTTTTAGGTAAAAATATTTTTAATACAGGATTTGATTTTGACATTGAAATAAGGCTTGGAGCAGGAGCTTTTGTATGTGGTGAAGAGACAGCACTTCTAAATTCTGTTATGGGCAAACGCGGAGAGCCAAGACCAAGACCACCATTTCCTGCTGTAAAAGGTGTGTGGGAGAAACCGACGATTATCAACAACGTTGAAACTTACGCAAATATCCCAGCAATTATATTAAACGGTGCTGAGTGGTTCTCAAGTATAGGCACTGAAAAATCAAAGGGGACTAAAGTTTTTGCTCTTGGCGGAAAGATAAACAACACAGGATTAGTAGAAATTCCTATGGGTACAACGCTTCGTGAAATCATATTTGAAATAGGTGGGGGAATACCTAACGGTAAAAAGTTTAAGGCAGCTCAGACTGGTGGTCCTTCCGGTGGATGTATTCCAGCAGAACATCTAGACACACCTATTGATTACGACTCGCTTTTAAGCATAGGATCAATGATGGGTTCCGGCGGCCTTATTGTAATGGATGAAGATAATTGCATGGTTGATATAGCAAAATTCTTCCTAGAATTTACAGTTGACGAATCATGTGGTAAATGTTCACCTTGCCGTATAGGTACGAGAAGGATGCTTGAATTGCTAAATAAGATTACATCTGGAAAAGGTGAAGAGGGAGACATCGAAAAACTTGAAACTCTTGCTAATTCTATAAAAGCATCTTCGCTATGCGGACTGGGTCAGACTGCACCGAATCCTGTTCTTTCAACGCTTAGGTATTTTAGAGATGAATATGAAGCTCATATAAAAGAGAAGAGATGTCCTGCTGGTGTATGTCAGGCACTTTTGAGATTCAGAATTGATCCTGAAAAGTGTAAAGGATGCGGAATATGCGCTAAAAACTGTCCTACAAATGCTATTTCAGGAAAAGTAAAACAGCCGCATGTTATTGATCAAGATAAGTGCATTAAATGCGGAACATGTATGGATAAGTGTCCATTTGATGCTATATACAAGAAGTAG
- a CDS encoding NADH-dependent [FeFe] hydrogenase, group A6, whose protein sequence is MDKVRITIDGIPAEVPANYTVLQAAKYANIEIPTLCYLEEINEIGACRLCVVEIKGVRNLQASCVYPVSDGMEIFTNSPRVREARRSNLELILSAHDRSCLTCVRSGNCELQELSRKFGIDEISFMGENIKYPKDDSSPSIVRDPNKCVLCRRCVATCNNVQNVFAIGMVNRGFKTIVAPSFGRSLNDSPCISCGQCIEACPVGAIYEKDHTKMVYDALLDEKKYVVVQTAPAVRVALGEEFGMPYGSIVTGKMVSALKRLGFDKVFDTDFAADLTIIEEGNELLKRINEGGKLPMITSCSPGWINYCERYYPEFIDNLSTCKSPHMMMGAIIKSYFAEKEGIDPKDIFVVSIMPCTAKKYEIDRPQMMTDGMKDVDAVLTTRELARMIKQSGIDFVNLPDSEYDNPLGESSGAGVIFGATGGVMEAALRTVADIVEGKDIENFEYKEVRGLEGIREANINIGGKEIKVAIANGTGNAKKLLDKIKNGEAEYHFIEVMGCPGGCIMGGGQPIHNPNEKDLVRNKRLNAIYEADKDLPIRKSHKNPMITKLYEEFLISPLGEKSHHLLHTSYSKKELYPMND, encoded by the coding sequence ATGGATAAAGTTCGAATAACGATAGATGGAATTCCTGCAGAAGTGCCTGCTAATTATACAGTATTACAGGCTGCAAAATATGCGAATATTGAGATTCCCACATTATGTTATCTGGAAGAAATTAACGAAATAGGTGCATGTAGACTATGTGTAGTTGAGATAAAAGGAGTTAGAAATTTACAAGCATCATGCGTTTATCCCGTTAGCGATGGAATGGAAATTTTCACAAATTCACCTCGCGTACGGGAAGCAAGGCGTTCCAACTTAGAGTTGATATTATCTGCGCATGATAGAAGCTGTCTGACATGTGTTAGAAGTGGAAACTGTGAATTGCAAGAATTAAGCAGAAAGTTTGGAATTGATGAAATTAGCTTTATGGGAGAAAATATAAAATACCCAAAAGATGATTCATCTCCTTCAATTGTTAGAGATCCAAATAAATGTGTTTTGTGCAGAAGATGTGTCGCTACATGCAATAATGTACAAAATGTTTTTGCAATTGGTATGGTCAATAGAGGATTTAAAACAATTGTTGCTCCTTCGTTTGGTAGAAGCTTGAATGATTCACCATGTATTAGCTGTGGACAATGCATTGAAGCTTGCCCTGTTGGAGCTATTTACGAAAAGGATCACACAAAAATGGTTTACGATGCACTTTTAGATGAGAAAAAGTATGTTGTGGTTCAAACTGCTCCAGCTGTAAGAGTTGCACTTGGCGAAGAATTTGGAATGCCTTATGGTTCGATAGTGACAGGGAAAATGGTGTCAGCTTTGAAAAGATTAGGATTTGATAAAGTGTTTGATACGGACTTTGCTGCTGATTTAACAATTATAGAAGAAGGCAATGAGCTTTTAAAGAGGATTAATGAAGGCGGCAAGCTTCCTATGATAACATCCTGCAGCCCTGGATGGATAAACTATTGTGAGAGGTATTATCCTGAATTTATAGATAATCTATCTACATGCAAATCACCTCATATGATGATGGGTGCTATAATCAAGAGCTATTTTGCTGAAAAAGAAGGAATAGATCCGAAAGATATATTTGTTGTATCAATTATGCCGTGTACAGCAAAGAAGTATGAAATAGACAGACCGCAAATGATGACAGATGGTATGAAGGACGTTGACGCTGTTTTAACTACAAGAGAATTAGCGCGTATGATAAAACAATCTGGAATAGACTTTGTCAATTTGCCTGATAGTGAATACGACAATCCGCTTGGCGAATCCTCTGGTGCTGGTGTAATATTTGGAGCAACAGGCGGCGTTATGGAAGCAGCATTAAGAACTGTTGCTGATATTGTTGAAGGTAAAGACATTGAGAATTTTGAGTACAAAGAAGTAAGAGGATTAGAAGGAATAAGAGAAGCAAATATAAATATTGGCGGAAAGGAAATAAAAGTGGCCATAGCAAATGGAACAGGAAATGCAAAAAAATTGTTAGATAAGATAAAAAATGGTGAAGCTGAATATCACTTTATAGAAGTTATGGGCTGCCCTGGTGGTTGTATAATGGGCGGTGGTCAGCCAATACACAATCCAAATGAAAAAGATTTGGTAAGAAACAAGAGATTGAATGCAATATATGAAGCAGATAAAGATTTGCCAATCAGAAAATCTCATAAAAATCCTATGATAACGAAACTGTATGAGGAATTTTTAATAAGCCCACTTGGTGAGAAATCTCATCACTTACTCCATACTAGTTACAGCAAGAAGGAATTATATCCCATGAATGATTAG
- a CDS encoding DUF4321 domain-containing protein encodes MKRSKGLGTLFFLLIVGLLLGGFVGDFIAKYVQVFSYQQKIGMSSPINIDLNFVKISFMLAFKFNLGTVLGLIIAIFSYYKVK; translated from the coding sequence ATGAAGAGAAGCAAGGGACTTGGGACGCTGTTTTTTTTGCTGATTGTAGGTCTTCTTTTAGGCGGATTTGTTGGAGACTTCATTGCTAAATATGTCCAAGTTTTTTCATACCAACAAAAAATAGGAATGAGTAGTCCAATAAATATCGACCTTAATTTTGTCAAAATATCCTTTATGTTGGCATTTAAGTTTAATCTAGGTACAGTGTTAGGTCTTATAATTGCTATATTTTCATATTACAAAGTGAAATAA
- a CDS encoding Maf family protein codes for MKIVLASNSPRRREILSNIGLDFDVIPSNIAEETKEKEPKNIVMDLSRKKALCVAEKLDDDSIVIGADTVVVIDGEILGKPKDKGEAFSMLRRLSGRWHKVYTGVSVVSLRNRKFINDYESTDVYIKNLSDDMILNYIEKGECLDKAGSYAIQGYGSLIVERINGDYFNVVGLPISKLYDIFLNEFNINLL; via the coding sequence ATGAAGATTGTTCTTGCATCAAATTCTCCTAGGCGACGCGAGATACTTTCAAACATTGGTCTTGACTTTGATGTGATACCTAGCAATATAGCAGAAGAAACTAAAGAGAAAGAACCAAAAAATATTGTTATGGATTTGTCGAGAAAAAAAGCATTATGCGTTGCTGAGAAATTGGATGATGATTCAATCGTTATAGGAGCAGATACAGTTGTTGTCATAGATGGCGAAATACTAGGCAAACCTAAGGATAAGGGTGAAGCATTTTCCATGCTTAGGAGGCTATCTGGAAGATGGCATAAGGTATATACTGGAGTCTCAGTGGTTTCACTAAGAAATCGCAAATTTATTAATGATTATGAATCGACCGATGTTTATATTAAAAATCTCAGCGATGACATGATCTTAAATTATATAGAAAAAGGTGAATGTTTAGATAAAGCAGGTTCATATGCAATACAAGGCTATGGGTCACTGATTGTAGAGAGAATTAATGGTGATTATTTCAATGTTGTTGGACTGCCTATATCGAAATTGTACGATATATTTTTAAATGAATTTAACATAAACCTGCTATAA
- the radC gene encoding RadC family protein, with protein MGEESRITIKDLPEDDRPRERLIKYGPSVLSNAELMAIIIGTGNRDESAIMLSQRLLSEGNGLKYLLDTGVERLSEIKGIGLAKAAKIKAAIELGRRLALAGYSDGYIIKKPDDVISLLMDEMRYLNKEYFKVVMLNVKNKVIAVDTVSIGSLNTSIVHPREVFKAAIERSASSIIMVHNHPSGDPTPSREDIEVSDRIFKSGNLLGIKVLDHIIIGDGIGISLKEKGYYDFDK; from the coding sequence GTGGGAGAGGAATCACGTATTACAATAAAAGATTTACCTGAGGATGATAGACCAAGAGAAAGATTAATTAAATATGGTCCTTCGGTATTGTCAAATGCTGAACTAATGGCTATAATTATAGGGACAGGAAATAGAGATGAGAGTGCGATAATGCTTTCACAAAGATTGCTTAGTGAAGGTAATGGTCTTAAATATCTTCTTGATACTGGGGTAGAAAGGCTTTCAGAAATCAAGGGAATTGGATTGGCGAAGGCTGCAAAAATAAAGGCAGCTATTGAGCTTGGTAGAAGATTGGCTCTTGCGGGGTACAGTGATGGCTACATTATAAAAAAGCCTGATGATGTCATAAGTTTACTGATGGATGAAATGCGATATCTAAATAAAGAATATTTTAAAGTGGTTATGCTGAACGTAAAAAACAAGGTGATTGCGGTTGACACTGTTTCAATAGGAAGTTTAAATACTTCTATAGTGCATCCAAGAGAAGTATTTAAAGCTGCTATCGAAAGATCCGCATCTTCTATAATCATGGTTCACAATCATCCAAGTGGTGATCCAACTCCCAGCAGAGAAGATATTGAAGTGTCAGATAGGATTTTTAAAAGTGGCAATTTGTTAGGAATCAAAGTTTTGGATCATATTATTATTGGTGATGGAATAGGTATAAGTTTGAAAGAAAAAGGTTATTATGATTTTGATAAATAA
- a CDS encoding rod shape-determining protein → MKGFSRDIGIDLGTATTLVYVQGKGIVLREPSVVAIKNDTHTVLAVGEEAKKMVGRTPGNIVAIRPMRDGVIADFDITKMMLDHFIGKVNPRKGLFRPRVIVGIPSGVTEVEKRAVIEASLQAGAKEAHTVEEPMAAAIGAGLPVEEPTGSMVVDIGGGTTDVAIISLGGIVTSKSLRVGGDEMDEAIINYIKREYNLMIGERTAEEVKIQIGSAFPKAKEETMDIRGRDLVSGLPKTLKITSTEILEALKDPVSSILDAIKLTLEKTPPELAADIMDRGIMLTGGGALLSGIDRLIRQETGMPIQIADQPLDCVALGTGKILEESSLFKRVLTPTNKLN, encoded by the coding sequence ATGAAAGGATTTTCTAGGGATATAGGTATTGATCTTGGAACTGCAACAACACTTGTTTATGTTCAAGGAAAGGGAATAGTTTTAAGGGAACCTTCTGTTGTAGCAATAAAAAATGATACACATACTGTATTGGCTGTAGGCGAAGAAGCTAAAAAGATGGTGGGAAGAACACCAGGGAATATAGTTGCTATAAGACCTATGAGAGACGGAGTTATAGCCGATTTTGATATAACGAAGATGATGCTGGATCATTTTATAGGTAAGGTGAATCCAAGAAAGGGACTATTTAGGCCTAGAGTAATAGTTGGAATTCCTTCTGGAGTTACAGAAGTCGAAAAAAGAGCAGTAATTGAAGCATCGCTTCAAGCAGGAGCAAAAGAAGCTCATACCGTAGAAGAACCAATGGCAGCAGCTATAGGTGCTGGTTTGCCTGTGGAAGAGCCAACTGGAAGCATGGTAGTTGATATAGGTGGCGGTACAACAGATGTAGCAATTATTTCTCTTGGTGGTATTGTAACAAGCAAATCATTAAGAGTCGGCGGAGATGAAATGGACGAAGCTATTATAAATTATATAAAGAGGGAATACAATTTGATGATAGGAGAAAGGACTGCTGAGGAAGTAAAGATTCAAATTGGATCGGCTTTTCCGAAGGCTAAAGAGGAAACTATGGATATAAGAGGAAGAGATTTAGTATCTGGACTTCCTAAAACATTAAAAATTACTTCCACCGAGATACTGGAAGCTTTGAAAGATCCAGTTTCAAGTATATTGGATGCTATTAAGTTGACACTTGAAAAAACACCGCCTGAGTTGGCAGCAGATATAATGGACAGAGGGATAATGCTTACTGGTGGTGGAGCACTATTAAGTGGTATTGATAGGCTCATAAGGCAAGAAACAGGTATGCCTATACAGATAGCAGATCAACCTTTAGATTGTGTTGCGTTAGGTACAGGTAAAATTTTAGAGGAAAGTTCTTTGTTTAAAAGGGTGCTGACCCCAACGAATAAGTTAAATTGA
- the mreC gene encoding rod shape-determining protein MreC: MPRFLKNKQFIFVILIAVALISAMAYTYGGGRNITPMESAIGSILSPVEKVFYSLGNNVSNFFSSIKEIGTLRAKNAALEKEIIKLNKNDIMLQEYINENNRLRDILNFKDNNKNITTQPANIVSKNPGNWFNTFNIDVGSDKGIKPKMAVLDEKGNMVGIVTDVGKNWSKVLSIIDVDSSVSAIDVRTRDNGIIRGDSNGNLNMIYIPIDSKISKGDIITTSDMSMFPRGLIIGRVEKVEKDEGSLLKQAIIKPEADFERLEFVQVVTNMKTTGD; this comes from the coding sequence GTGCCACGATTTCTCAAAAATAAGCAATTTATATTTGTGATTTTAATAGCCGTGGCACTTATATCCGCCATGGCATATACTTATGGTGGGGGACGCAATATAACACCTATGGAATCAGCTATAGGCAGCATTTTATCGCCTGTAGAAAAAGTTTTTTATTCACTAGGAAATAATGTATCTAACTTTTTTTCTTCCATAAAAGAGATTGGAACATTGAGAGCTAAAAATGCAGCTTTGGAAAAAGAGATTATTAAATTAAATAAAAACGACATAATGCTGCAAGAATACATTAATGAAAATAACAGACTAAGAGATATTTTGAATTTTAAAGATAATAATAAAAATATAACTACTCAACCTGCTAATATTGTAAGCAAAAATCCCGGTAATTGGTTTAATACATTTAATATAGATGTTGGATCAGATAAGGGGATAAAGCCAAAGATGGCTGTTTTAGATGAAAAAGGAAATATGGTTGGAATAGTAACAGACGTTGGGAAAAATTGGTCAAAAGTTCTGTCAATTATTGACGTAGATAGCTCTGTAAGTGCCATTGATGTTAGAACAAGGGACAATGGTATTATCCGAGGAGATTCCAATGGAAACCTAAATATGATATATATTCCAATCGATTCCAAGATAAGTAAAGGCGATATAATTACAACATCAGATATGAGCATGTTTCCAAGAGGGCTAATTATTGGTAGAGTAGAGAAAGTAGAAAAAGATGAGGGCTCGCTTTTAAAACAAGCAATCATAAAGCCTGAGGCAGACTTCGAGAGGCTTGAATTTGTACAAGTTGTGACAAACATGAAAACTACGGGAGATTAA
- the mreD gene encoding rod shape-determining protein MreD — translation MRSIYKYLLIIFVIILQATLFRYIAILGVKPDALLILIIAFSLLNGPNEGILLSLFGGILVDVLFNNAIGFVTISLLSVAYLTGLLSKNVFKESTFVAFVFVFLGTILYNLIMVFSMLLMKYDINPPYLFNVIIVQSVYNSFITIFAYRYIVMFNSYINTKKFFFKI, via the coding sequence ATGAGGAGCATATATAAATACCTGTTAATTATATTTGTTATAATACTTCAAGCTACATTATTTAGATATATTGCTATTTTAGGCGTTAAACCTGACGCCTTATTAATTTTGATTATTGCTTTTTCACTTTTAAACGGGCCAAACGAAGGTATTCTTTTGAGCTTGTTTGGAGGAATTCTTGTAGATGTGCTTTTTAATAATGCCATTGGCTTTGTAACTATTTCCCTTCTTTCCGTGGCTTATTTAACAGGGTTGCTGAGTAAAAATGTATTTAAAGAAAGTACATTTGTAGCATTTGTCTTTGTGTTTTTAGGAACAATTCTTTACAATCTAATAATGGTATTTTCTATGCTCCTTATGAAATATGACATCAATCCACCTTATTTATTTAATGTCATTATTGTGCAATCTGTCTACAATTCTTTTATAACTATTTTTGCTTATAGGTATATTGTGATGTTTAACAGCTATATAAATACAAAAAAATTTTTTTTTAAGATTTAA